The sequence aaacaaacaaaaaataaatttattataaactcTATCAGTAAAAATGCGTTATTCGTTGTtgtgtttaatttaataaaataaattaaatgatgcaacaagctttaatttttgtgtttttaagGGAAAATTTGGGTTtgattctcttctttttttttggtatGTATTTTTAGTGCATGTTAGTTACTTTTGAGACGATgctattaaattataaaaaatcagATAATAAAAAGAAGAGTGGGATTTAATGACATTTAATAATCTATAAAGATGGAAAAATGGataaattttatcttatttattatttttttgtgtgtggATTTGATCTCAAAGTTCCCCGAAAACAAAGTTGAGGATCGATGGacaaaaatttattgatttctttTTAATGTAAAGTTTGTCGGCAACGATTTGCGATAGATGTCTTCAACTACACGATATATATTGTCACCATCTCTCGTAAAATATATGCTGCATATACTTATATTCGAATATTCACCCTCTCATCAACTATTtccataatatatattaatattcgAATATTCAAGACGTTATCTTATAATataggtctattgtgagacaGTAACACgtatttttattcgtgagacagatTAATTttgtccatatttataataaaaaataatattttttatttgtctcacaaaattggcTCGTGAAACAGTCTctcatgagtttttgtgtttataatatatatctTCGATGTTATTTACCATGCAATAACAGCTCTTGTTAATTagaatttcttaaaaaaatcacACGTGTTTCGAAAATCAAGGAGTGCCGAGTAACTAATTTTGTTACcatgatttataaatttatgaatATTCTTATTATAATAATTCTCAAATTATTTATACATTAATTGAAAAGTGAAAAAGATTATAAAGTGCCcactatttaaaaataaagtaatGAAGTGCAATACCATCCAAATTTCTTAATATAGTACTAAAACGAGAATATTGAAACGATTCCAACTTGCCTAAAATCTATATTTGCAAATCCAATTGGATTAATATGCCCTATCTCCTGTTTCCCATTTGGCCATATTAGTAATAGATGCCAATATATTCGTAAAGGGTTCCATTTTTTCTCTCAATTGAAAACTTAAAACAGAAACATTTGtcgactatttttttttaagaaaacgactTCTTCAAAAATAACTCattcataaatttattgttttatatatCATCTCGCGTGATTTCATGTATATacattttttaatgtttataatacagtttaaattttctataatatattatatgaatTAATGTAACGAGTTATATCCACGACCAAgtaattcatatttattgatATACAAGAgcaaatattgaattttaataCGAAAATAAATTTGGATACGCTACCGACCACTTAAATTTTGATTGCGTGATAGCTACTTTAAAAATACTTACACCCTACGTTAAATTTTTGACTATTTTTGATTGCTTCAGTCATATTAATATTCGAGCTCtttttattgttatatatttatattttaaatactatcaattttttttattttattttacgtcagataatttaatattattaaattgaattattcaaaatcatactttataaattgattgtACCCAAAGGAACATGAAATGACCAGATCGATAATTTGAACAAAAGCTGTAATGAGATTAGTTATCAATgacatttttatattataataataataattacctGAGATGATAAGTTTTCCAACTTATAAATGGAGATGGACAAGCCAAAGCATGATTTGGACATGTCTCCACCAACgttaaatcattttcttttttgtgtccttttttttgaagtttatctctctcttttttcccCCCCAATAAAAATCCACCATTGTGaccacttttttttattttttatttttaatttttatctcgAACGATGACTAAGGTCGCActtagataaaaatatttgaataatgcATGTAAAATGATGCACTTgacatcattattattattattattaaaatttatataatttgatatcGAAATTTTAATCTATTATATTCAAGCGCAACTTCAAATTTTATTCGAGAAATCAAATCAGGAAATTTGAAATATTGGACAAAATCTAAAATATATCCTGCCGAACATAATGTAAGGTTAATCCACTCGATGAGCATGAACGATCATTTCCCTTACAAGTGGAATCCACGAACATACCTCGTATCAAATTGTATTAgtatacatttttatatttaataattatcatactagcgagttttttttttttaatgtatatatgcgatattttttatgttatttttaaaaaaatttaatttaatgttttttatcataataaatttttggcaaaaacttatgtgagacgataTACAAGGtttatatttgtgagacggatctcttatttggatcatccatgaaaaatattactttttatgctaaaagtattactttttattgttaattttggtagagttgacccgtctcacagataaagattcgtgagaccgtctcagaaGAGACCAACTCTAAATTTTTAGTATACataatataatcatttaaacatttaaaattttggataaaaattaaagaaaatattttaataaatttaaaatttatgatattaaaatatatttttataataatattttttattaaataaaaatagagtGCTTTatattatggttatttttaaaaattatctacCATACCACGTTACATGtcacaaatataataataatatataggaATATAGATAATGACAAgcttaataataatataataaaaatttatataatatagaaATATAGATTTGAGCAcccaatattttgaaataaataaataggattttattgatAATGGATTAACATCACACAAAACACCAAATATAACAACGATACAGGATTTCGAAATCATCACTAAGGATTGAAGTAGCCGATCAGAGCCCCGAAATTAATCTCAGCCGTCCAATTTCAGATCTCAGCTCATAGGACAGGAACACACACTTTATTCGAACACTTATTTATTCcacaatattattatatatatatgtctccTAAATCCAATCCACACGTGATCAAACCCTAGAACTGAAGCTCGCTTCAGATAGCAAGCACGAGCCCCGGCACGGATTTCCCGACAAGATCAGGAAGGCTACTCTCCCAAACGGAAGGGCAGTGAAGGGAAGCAATGCCGAAACCGGACTGTTCAGATTTTCCGATACGCGTAACGGTGAGGGATGTGTTGAAGTACTCCCTAACCTGGGTGATTATCCCATCAGTGACCGTCCAGGCGTGGACCCAGGCGATTGATCGGGACTGGTCGAATCCTTCGGCGAGTACAATGTGGCCAAAGGCTGAGATGCTGTGGGGGACGAAGCTGAAGTGAGATTCCTTATCTCCGGTGAGCACGCGCATCAAAAACTGGTGAGACGGTGGACCATGGAACCACCACTCGAGATCAGCGGCGAGGATTTCGTGGATTTTTCCGGCGTCGCGGCACTTTAAGGCGTCATACAGGGCGGTCACCACCCCTTTGTTGAAGGATTCCTCCAGATTTTCCTGAGATAAAGCCAGTTCCTGAAAATGGTTAGCAGAAGAAGAGAGAGTTAAATTGCTCGGAAATGATGGGAGAAATGAGGTTGCGGCGGGGGTATTTATAGTGAATCGGTGGTGGTGTTTTGGTGGTTTTAAAAAGATACAAGGGTAAAATGGAGAATACACTTGCCCGAGTCATTGCGATTACGTGGCAGACATTAGTGCATTTGGTGGGGTCTTTACAGGTTTCAAGGAAGTGTACAATTTTAAAAGACAATCAAAGCCAACCTTGTTTGACTTACAGCTGGCAATTGGTGAAtatacttatttttttaatatacaagAACTGTTTCAGTatttacatgtatatatataagtattacAT comes from Primulina huaijiensis isolate GDHJ02 chromosome 5, ASM1229523v2, whole genome shotgun sequence and encodes:
- the LOC140977731 gene encoding uncharacterized protein, which produces LGQVYSPFYPCIFLKPPKHHHRFTINTPAATSFLPSFPSNLTLSSSANHFQELALSQENLEESFNKGVVTALYDALKCRDAGKIHEILAADLEWWFHGPPSHQFLMRVLTGDKESHFSFVPHSISAFGHIVLAEGFDQSRSIAWVHAWTVTDGIITQVREYFNTSLTVTRIGKSEQSGFGIASLHCPSVWESSLPDLVGKSVPGLVLAI